The sequence CGTAGCTGCTAATGTACCCACAACCATTAGTCCTAGAACTGAAATTGCGTCCGTAAATAACGATAATTTATCACCAAATTCCGTTACCAATTTGACCCCTGAACTATATCCAAGATCGAAAAGCTTAATTCTAATCCAGAAAATTAATGCACCTATCAAAATCCAAGCCAAAGCACCTAAAGGATTTCCATTAATGGCCATATATCCTGAGATAGAACCCATTACAGTTGGCAGTAAAACCCAAATAACTGTATCGCCAATTCCAGCAAATGGACCCATTAAGGAGGTCTTTAAAGCTTGTACAGCATCTTTTGACTTAATTCCATCTTTTTCTTCCATAGCAGTGGTTGCACCAAGAATGATATTAGCCATTGCTGTTGTTGTATTAAAATATTTAAAATGATTATCCAAAGCTTCAACATATTCGTCATCATCTGGATAAATCTTTCTTAATAATTTTGACATTGACCAGACCACAGAAGTGGCTTGTTGAGTTTCATAATTAAATAAGGCAGAGCCCATAAACATCCATCTTAAAATAGCATGGTGACGATCTTTTTTAGTGATTTCATTCTTTTGTGGAGTAGTATTTTTTTGAATATTATTAGTAGTTTTATTCGTCATAATCGTCGTCCCCTG comes from Companilactobacillus pabuli and encodes:
- a CDS encoding PTS system mannose/fructose/sorbose family transporter subunit IID, yielding MTNKTTNNIQKNTTPQKNEITKKDRHHAILRWMFMGSALFNYETQQATSVVWSMSKLLRKIYPDDDEYVEALDNHFKYFNTTTAMANIILGATTAMEEKDGIKSKDAVQALKTSLMGPFAGIGDTVIWVLLPTVMGSISGYMAINGNPLGALAWILIGALIFWIRIKLFDLGYSSGVKLVTEFGDKLSLFTDAISVLGLMVVGTLAATVVKVYTPLTFMTGKVKLSVQSGIFDNIMPALLPVCLTYLVYKMLNSKFWTPTKIIVALIVLSLVGSFTGILGVMPTK